In Desulfovibrio sp. JC022, the following proteins share a genomic window:
- a CDS encoding LysE family transporter — protein MNLAAFLAYSIVVTFTPGPSNIVIFSTAQNHGYRKALEFVAGATVAFGLLLSLSAALNSYLFSIIPQVQTIMAIIGTTYMLYLAWKILHMDDGGKSDQSGGFMTGFTMQFINPKVVLFTLTVIGSFVIPAFSDPLDIALFVAILTFIGFCAYSSWVVLGTLFRRYLRPYQKQANIILSLTMIYCAWSISGLQNFI, from the coding sequence ATGAATTTAGCAGCATTTCTGGCCTACAGCATAGTGGTAACTTTTACCCCCGGGCCATCTAATATCGTAATCTTTTCCACAGCACAAAATCATGGCTACAGGAAAGCCCTTGAATTCGTAGCCGGGGCAACTGTTGCATTCGGTCTCCTGCTCAGCCTTTCCGCAGCACTGAACAGCTATCTGTTTAGCATAATCCCACAGGTCCAAACCATCATGGCTATCATCGGGACAACATACATGCTCTATCTTGCATGGAAAATCCTGCACATGGACGATGGCGGAAAATCAGACCAGAGCGGTGGTTTCATGACCGGGTTCACCATGCAGTTCATCAACCCTAAAGTTGTTCTCTTCACCCTGACCGTAATCGGCAGTTTCGTGATCCCCGCATTTTCAGACCCTCTGGACATCGCCCTGTTCGTGGCTATACTGACTTTTATCGGATTTTGTGCCTACAGTTCATGGGTCGTACTAGGAACGCTTTTTCGCCGTTACCTGCGCCCCTACCAGAAACAGGCCAATATCATTTTGTCGCTGACAATGATCTATTGTGCATGGTCCATATCAGGACTCCAAAATTTTATATAA